One Desulfocurvus vexinensis DSM 17965 genomic window, TGATGCCCGCAAGGGAGTATTTGCCGTCCGAGGCGGCCCCCGCGATGGCCGAGACCGCCAGGGTGCAGGCGATGGCCGCCGCGGCGATGGCCAGCCCCGCCGCCGCGCCGCCCGTGCCCACCGAGATGACCACGGCCACGGCCACGGCGATGGCCGCGCCGATGACCGCCGCCACGGCGCCCAGCCATTTCAGGAAGCCGCTCGGGGGCTTGGAGTTCATTTCCTCGATCTTCTTGTTGAGATCTTCCTTGGCCAGTTCGTAGCGGCCCTTGTCGGCCTGCTGCGAGACCTCGATGCTCTCGGCGGTCAGGCGCTCGATCTCCTCTTGCAGGTGCTGCATGAGGAACATCAGATAGGCCTGGGAGTGGGTGTTCACCGAGTCGGCGTCGTAGTCGTCGAGCACGGCCAGCAGCTCGGCCGGGTTCAGGGTGCTGGCCGAGGAGAACTCGTCCCACTCCTTGCGGATTTCGGCGGCCAGCTCGGTGGAGATGCTGATGGCGAACTGCGCTTGCAGGGCCGTGAGCAGCTCGTCCATGGTCGCGCCCGGATTCTGGGCGATGAAGATGGTGGCTGCGGCGTGGATCTCCTCCAGGCTCTTGCCCGGGAAGGCCTTTTGCAGCGCCAGCTCCACGTCGGTCCATTCGCTTTCGTTGGCCTGGTACTTCGCGATCAGCTGGCTCGTGTCGATGCCCAACAAAGACATGGCGTACTCCTTTGGGCGCCCCCTTGGGCGCGGCATGTCGCGGCTCGCTTCAGCGCGCGGTGTCTTTACGGGATTCCAGCAGCCGGAGCATGGACCGGGCCTGCCTGCCGTAGGCCGCCAGGGTCGGGGCGACGCCGGAGGCCTCGCCCGCCTCGCGGGCCGTCTCGAAGGCGCCCTGGGCCTGCTCGGGCAGCCCCATGGCCATGAGGCACACGCCCATGCGGAAGGGCGCCACAGGGTCGCCCGGGGTCAGGCCCATGACCACGGCGTAGCCGCGCACGGCGTCGGCCCATTTGCGCTGGGCCTCGCAGGCTCCGGCCAGGCCGAGCCAGCCGCGCGGGTCGGCGGAGGCGAACAGGACCATGGCCTGGAACAGGGACTCGGCCTGGGCGTAGTCCTCCACGCTGTAGGCCGCGTGGGCCATGGCGTAGAGGCCCTCCATGGCCTGGCGCGGGAGCAGCGGCGCCTGGGGCGAGCCGCCGGAGGCCTCGATTTCCTTGGTCAGGGTGTCGCGTATGGCGGTGAGCTGGGCCATCGCTTCGGGAGAGTACAGGTCGTTCATCATATTGCTCGGGGGTTGCGGGTTTGGCTTGGGGTCAGCACTGCCCTTTCTCGTCCAGCATGCGCAGCATGGACGCGGCGCGCTGGGCGTAGGGCAGCTTCTTGGGGTTGTCCTGCATGGCGTCCATGGTGGACGCGGCGGCCTCGAAGGCGTCGCGCGCGGCCCAGGGCTTGTCCAGTTCCATCAGGCAGACCCCGGCCCGGTAGGCCGCCACGGGGTCGCCGGGGGTCAGGGCCATGGCCATGCCGTAGCCCAGGGCGGCCTGCTCCCATTTGCGCTGGGCCTCGCAGGCGCCGCCGTAGCCCAGCCAGCCGCGCGGGTCCTTGGCGCCGTACAGGGCCATGCCCATGAAGACGTTCTCGGCCTGGGCGTAATCCTCCACGGCGTAGGCCGCGCGGGCCTGGGCGTAGAGTTCCTCCAGGCCTTCGCGGGGCATGGCGATGAGGTCGCGCACATGGCCCTTGGCCTGCATTTCGGCCATGAGTCTGGCACGCAGGGCGGGCCATTGTTCGTTCAGGTACTCTTTGTCGAAAGACATGGGAGATCCCCCTTGCTCAGAGCGTTTTCGCCAGGGTGCCGAACACGTCGGTGTTCTTCTTCACGCAGTCCACGGCCATCTGCTGGGCGCTGTCGCAGTCCTTGGCGGCCTGGTCGAACTTGGCCCCGGCCATCTTCATGTCCGTGGAGGCGATGTTCTTCTCGTAGTCCAGGCCGTCGCGCAGGTTCTGCCACTCGTCCTCGTTGTGCTTCTTGTCGTTGCCTTTGGTGGAGTAGCCGATATTGTTCTTGTCGCAGAAGGCGACCATGCCGCTGGACATGTAGGTGGCCTTGTCCTGGTCCGCTGCGTCGCGCTGCTTCTCGGCGGCCTCCTGGGAGTATTTGTTGACTTCCTTGTAGTAGTCCGTGGTGTCCTCGTAGGCCTCGTAGGCCTTTTCCATCTTGGCCTGGCCCTGGCCGGCGGCGGCCACGCACAGGATGGCGAAGGACACCATGGGATTGTCGCCCATCATGGCCTTGAGCTTGGCCGTGGCCCCCGTGGTCAGGCTGGCGGTGCCGGCGCTGTCCAACTTGGTGCCGGAGCGGGCGATGGAGAGTGCTGAAAGCAGGTCGGCCATGGTCGGTCTCCTAGAGCTTGACGATCATGCGCTTCTTGCGCTTGACGGGTTCGTCGGCGGCCTCGCCGGCCGGGGCGTCGGCCTCGGCGCGCCGGGTTTCGTCCATGGCCTTGCGCATCATGTCGTAGGCCTCGGGGTGGATCAGGTTCTCGCTGACGGCCAGGGCGACCTCCTCCTCGGTGAGGCCCACGGCGCCCAGCAGGGCCTGGTAGCGCTGGCGGCCCTTGTGCACGGCGTCGCGGCGGCGGCGCAGTTCGGCGTCGGCCTCCTCGGCTTCCCGGCGCAGGGTGGCCAGGGTCTGGTTCAGGTCTTCACGCATGTGTCTTGTTCCTTTCCGCTAGTGGCCCTGGGGCGGGGAGGGGTTCAGGCCGTAGAACATGTCCCAGCCGGAGAGCTCGACCTGCGGGGCGTCGGTGCCCAGGCCGGAGAGGGTGAAGTCCATCCGCCCGACCTTGCCGAATTCCAGGCCCGGCGGGTCCGAATGCTGGGAGGCGCCCTTCTGCTGCACGTAGTCCATGTGCACGTCCATGGAGCCGTCGGGCTTGGTGGTCAGGGTGAAGTCGGCCACGGAGGACAGGGTCGGCCCCTCGTGGGTCATGTAGGTCGCCAGCAGCGGCTGGGTGGGCGGGTAGTTGAGCATGGTGGTGTCCACCAGGCCGTACACGTTCTGGAAGGTCACCTGGGCCACCTGCCGGGCCGGGCCCTCGCCGCCCACGGCGTCGATGAAGGCGTCCAGGCGGCGGTGCTGTTCGTCCTCGGGCAGGTTGGTGCCGCCGCCGCCGTAGGTCTGGCCGTCCACCGTGATGGGCCTGCGGAAGAAATCCTCGATGAAGTCGCGGTTGAGGCCCCGGTAGCCCAGCAGGCGGTCCTTGCCCAGCTCGGTGGTCAGGCCCTGGCTGATGGTCGCGGTCATCACGGGCTTGTCCACGGCGCCGCTTAGCAGCGAGGTGGTCCGGGCGCCCACGGTGAAGGTGCCCTCGGTGCTGTTCCCGCGCAGGGTGTCCACACCCAGGGTGGTCACCCGCTGGGGCGGGCAGGAGCTGTAGAGGGCGTCCCAGTTGTCCAGGCGCAGCACCGGGTCGTCGCTGCCGAAGCCCTGGATGGTGATGTCCAGGGCGTGCTGCTCGCCCATGTCGTAGTCGCCGTTGCCCAAGCGCTGTTCGGAGTGCTCGCAGTGCAGCTTCATGGTCTCGCCGTCGATGGTCACGGAGAAGCGCATGCCCGAGGGCGCCTCCGTGGCCGGGTCGATCCCGTGGATGGGCGCGCCGCCGTGGCCCATGAAGGCCTGCACCAGCGGGCTCGTGGCCGGGTCTTCCGCCAGGGCGGACATCAGGCGGCCCAGGGTGCCCTGGCCGACCAGCCGGGCGACCTGCTGGGCCTTCTCCGGCCCGCCGCAGGCGTCGATGAAGGCCTGGAGCTGTTCGCCGAGCACGCCCTCGGGCGCGTTGTCGTCGCCGGTGAAGAACTGGCCGTTGACGGTGACGCCGTTGCGGATGAAGTCGGGGATGAAGCGCTGGGGCAGGCCCTTGGCGCCCAGGGTGCCGTCGGTGTGCAGGTCCTGGGTCAGGGTGCGCACCAGGGTCTGGCCGATGGCCTGGGTGTCGGGCTCGCCTTCCTGGAGGGCCTGCACGTCGCGGCCCAGGGTCACGGTGCCGTGGCCGATCTGCGGGCGGATTTCCGACAGGGGCCGCATGCCGATCATCTGGCCGGACAGATCGGTGCGCCGGGCTTCCTGGGCGCGCACGGTGTCGGTGCCGCCGCGCACGGCGAAGTCCTTGCCCAGGGAGTCGAGCATCCGGGTGACCTGTTGGGTCTGCTCGGGGCTGGCCTCGCCCGGGCCGTGGTCCTCCAGGCCCAGGTTCTGGGCCAGCAGCAGCAGGGCGTTGGTGGCCTTGTTGGTGGTGCTGGTCACGGAGGCGAGGTCCTGCTGGCCGAGGTCCCCGGGCAGGGTTTCGCCGCCCGAGGCGATGACATCGACCAGCGCGCCGACGAGCCCCCGGCACTGCGGCGACTGCAATGTCTCGATAAGCTGCTGGCGCTGGTCCTGGGTCAGGGAGGCGGTGGCCTCGGTCAGGGCCTGGGAGAGCGCGTCCACGCCCTCGTCCACGTCGCCGGTGCCGTCGAGCATGGCGCTGGCGCGCACGACCTGCTCCACGAAGGTGTTGATTTTTTCCGGGGTGGTTGGCCCGGAGAGCAGGCCGCCCACGGCCTCGCGGATCTGGCCCTTGAGATGGGAGCCCGGGGCCGTGCCCGCCAGCTCGTCCTGGTTCAGCACCACCTCGTCGCCGATGCGCACGTCCAGGTGGTCGTAGCGCGAGGCGATGGTGTCGCGCAGGCCCTTGACCTCGGCGCGCTCGCCCTCGGTCAGGGTGTCCTGGGCCAGCACGATGTCGAGGTTGGCGAGCATGGTCCGCAGGCCCTGGCTCTTGGAGGTGGGGTTGTTCGCGCGCAGCAGGTCGGCCAGGTCGTTCTTGCCCGCCCGGGTCATGGTTTCGATGAGCCCCTTGTACTGGCGCGACAGCCCGGTGGGGATGCGCTCCTTGCGCGAGTCCGGCGCGTTGGGGAACAGCCGCCCGCCCGAGAGGCCGCGCAGCGCGGTGCGGAAAAAGCCCATGGCGTGGCCCAGGGTCTGCTGGAGGTCGCGCCAAAAGCGCATGGGCCGGTCCGCCGGTCCGCCCGGGTCGCGGCGCACGGAGCCGGAACTCAGGCGGCAGCCGTGCTCCTCCATCTTGAGGAACAGGCGGTCGTTGCCGGGCAGGCCCTCGGTGCCCGCGTTCAGGGCCCCGTAGAGCACCGTGGCCTTGCCGTAGGGCAGGGTCGGGCCGTCGAGCATGTCGATGCCGCGGTGCCCGCCGCCGGGGGAGCCCTGGAAGCCGTCGATATGCGAGGAGGGCCGCTGGTAGACCTCGGGGCTGGAGTCCAGGAAATCGCGCAGGCGGTGCCCGGGGTCCTCGATGC contains:
- a CDS encoding YopB/SseC family type III secretion system translocon subunit, which codes for MSLLGIDTSQLIAKYQANESEWTDVELALQKAFPGKSLEEIHAAATIFIAQNPGATMDELLTALQAQFAISISTELAAEIRKEWDEFSSASTLNPAELLAVLDDYDADSVNTHSQAYLMFLMQHLQEEIERLTAESIEVSQQADKGRYELAKEDLNKKIEEMNSKPPSGFLKWLGAVAAVIGAAIAVAVAVVISVGTGGAAAGLAIAAAAIACTLAVSAIAGAASDGKYSLAGITATILEACGVPKETARWIGIGLEITLAIIGAICSLGAGFAASGASAASTAANTASTATSTASTAATTGASATGAAATAANTASTAATTMEKLVKLLNIANCLMQVGVGVATGAKAVVDFQYTMEQAELLELKALMEKLLQILKTSQQVAEALLDAIFSAMRDMITETTQNLLETLMKTSSPELA